A stretch of Pangasianodon hypophthalmus isolate fPanHyp1 chromosome 9, fPanHyp1.pri, whole genome shotgun sequence DNA encodes these proteins:
- the dennd5b gene encoding DENN domain-containing protein 5B isoform X3 translates to MSASTTASCRFAHYFVLCGLDNATGLEPDALAALYQWLEADRQGRDPEAVTAGENFDQSPLKRTFKSKVLAHYPENIECNPFDQDAVNMLCMPKGLSFRTQKDSLTPKFHSFLITREDGSRTYGFVHTFYEEVTSTQIRSAMQTLHQMHHAEHASSHNCPSSSSSSSSSSSSMDSLTSSSDEAESLSSACSGSQRCCSSSSYDAEQDTLYVSKALCLITPMPFMHACQRFLSQLHRAVTAQQPPPLPLESYIHNVLYEVPLPPPGRSLKFHGVYEPIVCQRPGPAELPLADFPLGEAFRLLGIENLVQLFTCVLLEMQVLLYSQDYQRLMVVAEGITTLLFPFQWQHVYVPILPASLLHFLDAPVPYVMGLQSKEGTDRSKLELPQEANLCFVDIDNHCLELPEDFPQFPNKAEFIQELSELLLSYGLPLEGGASSPPPTSTQTHVTGTEALRDLVDDGKNGNLPLDVVDLLQGNPTLERLQALAKRTGVKVARLEELVAGQKGLGEENMGVLKTGIEEEELRNAKLSVQLREVFAARFVAMFADYEAFVIQNSPDLESWLSNREQMHNFDKASFLSDQPEPYLPFLCRFIETQMFATFIDNKILSQWEEKEPLLRVFDGRIEKARLYNVRAPSLRSSVYQRCTFLNESAQAIEQRLMKIDHTAIHPHLLDMKIGQGKYQQGFFPKLQSDVLASGPTNNNRWSNRTGTAQRRRDWHRQQTDHLGLDNDLKEPVEGGLVVQSSMASWERVKAPTPRIKPPKKSFSSCSLKYMQEARSLGKNLRQPKLSDLSPAVIAQTNSKFVEGLLKECKMKTKRMLVEKMGREAVELGHGEANITGLEENTLIASLCDLLERIWSHGLQVKQGKSALWSHLRHYQDRVEKMEQQAESSVSHGQEKRKSDSSVGLSVLRVSVVQDMRHIQSMGEIKTDVGRARAWIRLSLEKKLLSQHLKQLLSNQAITKKLYKRYAFLRCDEEKEQFLFHLLSLNTVDYFCFTSVFTTIMIPYRAVIIPIKKLSNAMTTSNPWVCVSGELGDSGVMQIPKNVLEMTFDCQNLGKLTTVQLGHDNAGLLAKWLVDCVMVRNEITGHTYKFPCGRWLGKGVDDGSLERILIGELVAPCNEEEVGRGSKTPPPQRSPTQIRRISISSITGRGSKPTTDQIQEAISEAVNNIVKHFHKPEKERGSLTVLLCGEGGLVGALEQFFYHGFRTARLFQKSIFLWDFIERTVVYMESSDQLQRSAKSIGSSCNSLCRYANAINNTSRSLGKDGKFQLLVCLGARDRLLPHWLPLLIECPVITHMYEETALLRDNLAVTSLISVLHSLHDFRITLETSLTKGVEL, encoded by the exons CTTTGTACCAGTGGCTAGAGGCCGATCGTCAGGGCAGAGACCCAGAGGCCGTGACGGCAG GTGAAAACTTTGACCAGAGTCCCCTTAAACGGACTTTCAAATCCAAAGTGCTGGCTCACTATCCAGAGAACATCGAATGCAACCCTTTTGACCAGGATGCCGTCAACATG CTCTGCATGCCTAAAGGCCTGTCGTTCCGCACTCAGAAGGACTCCCTGACTCCTAAGTTCCACTCGTTCCTAATCACACGTGAGGATGGCTCTCGCACCTACGGTTTCGTACACACCTTCTACGAGGAGGTGACCAGCACTCAGATTCGCTCTGCCATGCAGACTTTGCACCAGATGCACCATGCAGAGCACGCCTCTTCCCACAACTGcccttcatcctcctcctcctcctcctcctcatcctccagtATGGACTCGTTAACCAGCAGCTCAGACGAAGCAGAGTCTCTGTCCTCTGCCTGTTCTGGGAGTCAGCGTTGTTGCAGCTCGTCGAGCTACGACGCTGAGCAGGACACGCTGTACGTCTCCAAAGCACTGTGTCTGATCACGCCTATGCCCTTCATGCATGCGTGCCAGCGCTTCCTGTCCCAGCTGCACAGGGCTGTAACGGCCCAGCAGCCGCCCCCTCTGCCACTGGAGAGCTACATACACAACGTGCTGTACGAAGTCCCGCTCCCGCCTCCCGGACGCTCCTTAAAGTTCCATGGTGTGTACGAGCCCATCGTGTGCCAGCGGCCAGGACCGGCGGAGCTGCCGTTGGCGGATTTTCCTCTGGGCGAGGCTTTTCGGCTGCTGGGCATCGAGAACCTGGTGCAGCTCTTTACCTGCGTCCTGCTGGAGATGCAGGTTCTGCTTTACTCGCAAG attatCAGAGGCTGATGGTGGTAGCGGAGGGGATCACCACACTCCTCTTTCCGTTCCAGTGGCAGCATGTGTACGTGCCCATCCTGCCTGCGTCCCTGCTGCACTTCCTGGATGCCCCTGTGCCCTACGTCATGGGCTTGCAGTCGAAAGAGGGCACGGACCGCTCCAAACTCGAGCTGCCTCAAGAG GCAAACCTTTGCTTCGTGGACATTGACAATCATTGCCTGGAGCTGCCTGAGGATTTCCCACAGTTCCCCAACAAGGCTGAGTTCATCCAGGAGCTGAGCGAGCTGCTGCTGAGCTATGGCCTGCCTCTAGAGGGGGGCGCTTCCTCGCCTCCACCCACCTCCACTCAAACACATGTGACTGGGACTGAAGCTCTGAGAGACTTGGTAGACGATGGGAAGAATGGAAATCTGCCGTTAGATGTTGTGGACCTGCTGCAGGGAAACCCGACTCTGGAGCGCCTTCAGGCTCTAGCCAAGCGCACGGGGGTGAAGGTCGCCCGTCTGGAGGAGCTGGTGGCCGGGCAGAAGGGTTTAGGGGAGGAGAACATGGGGGTATTGAAGACTGGCATCGAGGAGGAGGAGCTGAGGAATGCCAAGCTAAGCGTGCAGCTGAGGGAGGTGTTTGCTGCTCGCTTTGTTGCAATGTTCGCTGACTACGAGGCCTTCGTCATTCAGAACTCACCAGACCTGGAGTCATGGCTCTCCAACCGGGAGCAGATGCACAACTTTGACAAG GCTTCCTTCCTGTCAGACCAGCCAGAGCCATACCTGCCTTTTCTGTGCCGCTTCATCGAGACCCAGATGTTCGCCACCTTCATCGACAATAAAATCTTGTCCCAGTGGGAGGAAAAGGAGCCCCTGCTGCGTGTGTTTGACGGACGCATCGAGAAGGCCCGCCTCTACAACGTACGCGCTCCCAGCCTGCGCTCCTCCGTCTACCAGAGGTGCACCTTCCTCAACGAGTCCG CTCAGGCCATTGAGCAGCGGCTGATGAAAATTGACCATACAGCCATTCATCCTCACTTGTTAGACATGAAGATTGGCCAAGGCAAATACCAGCAGGGCTTCTTCCCAAAGCTGCAGTCAGACGTGCTCGCCTCAGGCCCGACTAACAATAA CAGGTGGTCTAATCGCACTGGCACGGCTCAGCGACGGAGGGACTGGCACAGACAGCAGACTGATCATCTCGGGCTGGACAACGACCTCAAAGAG CCAGTGGAGGGGGGTTTGGTCGTGCAGAGCTCTATGGCTTCCTGGGAGCGGGTCAAGGCACCAACCCCTCGTATTAAACCACCCAAAAAGTCCTTCTCATCCTGCAGCCTG AAGTACATGCAGGAGGCGCGTAGCCTGGGGAAAAACCTGAGGCAACCCAAACTGTCTGACCTTTCTCCAGCGGTCATCGCTCAGACCAACTCGAAGTTTGTGGAGGGCTTACTGAAGGAATGCAAAATGAAG ACTAAGCGGATGTTGGTGGAGAAGATGGGCCGAGAGGCCGTGGAGCTCGGCCACGGAGAGGCTAATATCACCGGTTTGGAGGAGAACACACTCATCGCTAGCCTGTGTGACCTGCTGGAGAGAATATGGAGCCACGGCCTGCAGGTCAAACAG GGAAAGTCTGCATTATGGTCCCATTTAAGACATTACCAGGACCGAGTGGAGAAGATGGAGCAGCAGGCGGAGTCATCAG TGTCTCATGGGCAAGAGAAGCGCAAGTCGGATTCGTCTGTCGGCCTGTCAGTACTGCGCGTATCAGTGGTGCAGGACATGAG GCACATCCAGAGCATGGGGGAGATCAAGACTGACGTAGGGAGAGCGCGAGCCTGGATTCGTCTGTCCCTGGAGAAAAAACTGCTGTCCCAACACCTCAAACAGTTGCTTTCTAACCAAGCTATAACCAA GAAGCTGTATAAGCGATATGCCTTCCTGAGGTGTGATGAAGAGAAGGAGCAGTTTCTTTTCCATCTGCTGAGTCTGAACACAGTGGACTACTTCTGCTTCACCAGCGTCTTCACCACCATCA TGATTCCGTATCGCGCCGTCATCATCCCTATCAAGAAGCTGAGCAATGCCATGACCACATCGAACCCCTGGGTGTGCGTGTCAGGTGAACTAGGTGACTCGGGCGTCATGCAGATACCGAAGAACGTCCTGGAGATGACGTTTGAT TGTCAGAACCTGGGGAAGCTGACCACTGTGCAGCTGGGCCACGATAATGCTGGGCTTCTGGCCAAGTGGCTGGTGGACTGCGTGATGGTTCGCAACGAGATTACAGGACACACGTACAA ATTCCCTTGTGGTCGGTGGCTGGGGAAAGGTGTGGACGACGGCAGTCTTGAGCGAATCCTAATTGGTGAATTGGTGGCTCCGTGCAACGAGGAGGAGGTGGGGCGAGGTTCTAAGACTCCGCCCCCTCAGCGCTCACCCACACAAATCCGTCGAATCAGCATTAGCTCCATCACAGGCCGAGGCAGCA AACCAACAACAGATCAGATCCAGGAAGCCATCAGTGAAGCAGTGAACAACATTGTGAAGCATTTTCACAAACCAGAGAAGGAG AGAGGGAGTCTGACGGTTCTGTTGTGTGGAGAGGGCGGTCTAGTGGGAGCTCTGGAGCAGTTCTTCTACCACGGCTTCCGCACAGCTCGTCTCTTCCAGAAAAGCATCTTTCTGTGGGACTTCATAG AGAGGACGGTGGTGTACATGGAGAGTTCTGATCAGTTGCAACGATCGGCCAAATCCATCGGTTCCAGCTGCAACTCTCTGTGTCGCTATGCCAACGCTATCAACAATACGTCACGCAGCTTGGGCAAAGACGGCAAATTCCAGCTTCTGGTCTGCCTTGGGGCAAG AGATCGATTGCTGCCTCACTGGCTCCCCCTGCTGATCGAGTGTCCCGTCATCACGCACATGTATGAGGAAACGGCGTTGCTGCGTGACAATCTCGCCGtcacctctctcatcagcgTCCTACATTCTCTGCACGACTTCCGCATAACTCTAGAGACCTCCCTCACCAAAGGGGTGGAGCTATAG
- the dennd5b gene encoding DENN domain-containing protein 5B isoform X1, with amino-acid sequence MSASTTASCRFAHYFVLCGLDNATGLEPDALAALYQWLEADRQGRDPEAVTAGENFDQSPLKRTFKSKVLAHYPENIECNPFDQDAVNMLCMPKGLSFRTQKDSLTPKFHSFLITREDGSRTYGFVHTFYEEVTSTQIRSAMQTLHQMHHAEHASSHNCPSSSSSSSSSSSSMDSLTSSSDEAESLSSACSGSQRCCSSSSYDAEQDTLYVSKALCLITPMPFMHACQRFLSQLHRAVTAQQPPPLPLESYIHNVLYEVPLPPPGRSLKFHGVYEPIVCQRPGPAELPLADFPLGEAFRLLGIENLVQLFTCVLLEMQVLLYSQDYQRLMVVAEGITTLLFPFQWQHVYVPILPASLLHFLDAPVPYVMGLQSKEGTDRSKLELPQEANLCFVDIDNHCLELPEDFPQFPNKAEFIQELSELLLSYGLPLEGGASSPPPTSTQTHVTGTEALRDLVDDGKNGNLPLDVVDLLQGNPTLERLQALAKRTGVKVARLEELVAGQKGLGEENMGVLKTGIEEEELRNAKLSVQLREVFAARFVAMFADYEAFVIQNSPDLESWLSNREQMHNFDKASFLSDQPEPYLPFLCRFIETQMFATFIDNKILSQWEEKEPLLRVFDGRIEKARLYNVRAPSLRSSVYQRCTFLNESAQAIEQRLMKIDHTAIHPHLLDMKIGQGKYQQGFFPKLQSDVLASGPTNNNRWSNRTGTAQRRRDWHRQQTDHLGLDNDLKEPVEGGLVVQSSMASWERVKAPTPRIKPPKKSFSSCSLKYMQEARSLGKNLRQPKLSDLSPAVIAQTNSKFVEGLLKECKMKTKRMLVEKMGREAVELGHGEANITGLEENTLIASLCDLLERIWSHGLQVKQGKSALWSHLRHYQDRVEKMEQQAESSVSHGQEKRKSDSSVGLSVLRVSVVQDMRHIQSMGEIKTDVGRARAWIRLSLEKKLLSQHLKQLLSNQAITKKLYKRYAFLRCDEEKEQFLFHLLSLNTVDYFCFTSVFTTIMIPYRAVIIPIKKLSNAMTTSNPWVCVSGELGDSGVMQIPKNVLEMTFDSAFRAHSHLSIPFKCQNLGKLTTVQLGHDNAGLLAKWLVDCVMVRNEITGHTYKFPCGRWLGKGVDDGSLERILIGELVAPCNEEEVGRGSKTPPPQRSPTQIRRISISSITGRGSKPTTDQIQEAISEAVNNIVKHFHKPEKERGSLTVLLCGEGGLVGALEQFFYHGFRTARLFQKSIFLWDFIERTVVYMESSDQLQRSAKSIGSSCNSLCRYANAINNTSRSLGKDGKFQLLVCLGARDRLLPHWLPLLIECPVITHMYEETALLRDNLAVTSLISVLHSLHDFRITLETSLTKGVEL; translated from the exons CTTTGTACCAGTGGCTAGAGGCCGATCGTCAGGGCAGAGACCCAGAGGCCGTGACGGCAG GTGAAAACTTTGACCAGAGTCCCCTTAAACGGACTTTCAAATCCAAAGTGCTGGCTCACTATCCAGAGAACATCGAATGCAACCCTTTTGACCAGGATGCCGTCAACATG CTCTGCATGCCTAAAGGCCTGTCGTTCCGCACTCAGAAGGACTCCCTGACTCCTAAGTTCCACTCGTTCCTAATCACACGTGAGGATGGCTCTCGCACCTACGGTTTCGTACACACCTTCTACGAGGAGGTGACCAGCACTCAGATTCGCTCTGCCATGCAGACTTTGCACCAGATGCACCATGCAGAGCACGCCTCTTCCCACAACTGcccttcatcctcctcctcctcctcctcctcatcctccagtATGGACTCGTTAACCAGCAGCTCAGACGAAGCAGAGTCTCTGTCCTCTGCCTGTTCTGGGAGTCAGCGTTGTTGCAGCTCGTCGAGCTACGACGCTGAGCAGGACACGCTGTACGTCTCCAAAGCACTGTGTCTGATCACGCCTATGCCCTTCATGCATGCGTGCCAGCGCTTCCTGTCCCAGCTGCACAGGGCTGTAACGGCCCAGCAGCCGCCCCCTCTGCCACTGGAGAGCTACATACACAACGTGCTGTACGAAGTCCCGCTCCCGCCTCCCGGACGCTCCTTAAAGTTCCATGGTGTGTACGAGCCCATCGTGTGCCAGCGGCCAGGACCGGCGGAGCTGCCGTTGGCGGATTTTCCTCTGGGCGAGGCTTTTCGGCTGCTGGGCATCGAGAACCTGGTGCAGCTCTTTACCTGCGTCCTGCTGGAGATGCAGGTTCTGCTTTACTCGCAAG attatCAGAGGCTGATGGTGGTAGCGGAGGGGATCACCACACTCCTCTTTCCGTTCCAGTGGCAGCATGTGTACGTGCCCATCCTGCCTGCGTCCCTGCTGCACTTCCTGGATGCCCCTGTGCCCTACGTCATGGGCTTGCAGTCGAAAGAGGGCACGGACCGCTCCAAACTCGAGCTGCCTCAAGAG GCAAACCTTTGCTTCGTGGACATTGACAATCATTGCCTGGAGCTGCCTGAGGATTTCCCACAGTTCCCCAACAAGGCTGAGTTCATCCAGGAGCTGAGCGAGCTGCTGCTGAGCTATGGCCTGCCTCTAGAGGGGGGCGCTTCCTCGCCTCCACCCACCTCCACTCAAACACATGTGACTGGGACTGAAGCTCTGAGAGACTTGGTAGACGATGGGAAGAATGGAAATCTGCCGTTAGATGTTGTGGACCTGCTGCAGGGAAACCCGACTCTGGAGCGCCTTCAGGCTCTAGCCAAGCGCACGGGGGTGAAGGTCGCCCGTCTGGAGGAGCTGGTGGCCGGGCAGAAGGGTTTAGGGGAGGAGAACATGGGGGTATTGAAGACTGGCATCGAGGAGGAGGAGCTGAGGAATGCCAAGCTAAGCGTGCAGCTGAGGGAGGTGTTTGCTGCTCGCTTTGTTGCAATGTTCGCTGACTACGAGGCCTTCGTCATTCAGAACTCACCAGACCTGGAGTCATGGCTCTCCAACCGGGAGCAGATGCACAACTTTGACAAG GCTTCCTTCCTGTCAGACCAGCCAGAGCCATACCTGCCTTTTCTGTGCCGCTTCATCGAGACCCAGATGTTCGCCACCTTCATCGACAATAAAATCTTGTCCCAGTGGGAGGAAAAGGAGCCCCTGCTGCGTGTGTTTGACGGACGCATCGAGAAGGCCCGCCTCTACAACGTACGCGCTCCCAGCCTGCGCTCCTCCGTCTACCAGAGGTGCACCTTCCTCAACGAGTCCG CTCAGGCCATTGAGCAGCGGCTGATGAAAATTGACCATACAGCCATTCATCCTCACTTGTTAGACATGAAGATTGGCCAAGGCAAATACCAGCAGGGCTTCTTCCCAAAGCTGCAGTCAGACGTGCTCGCCTCAGGCCCGACTAACAATAA CAGGTGGTCTAATCGCACTGGCACGGCTCAGCGACGGAGGGACTGGCACAGACAGCAGACTGATCATCTCGGGCTGGACAACGACCTCAAAGAG CCAGTGGAGGGGGGTTTGGTCGTGCAGAGCTCTATGGCTTCCTGGGAGCGGGTCAAGGCACCAACCCCTCGTATTAAACCACCCAAAAAGTCCTTCTCATCCTGCAGCCTG AAGTACATGCAGGAGGCGCGTAGCCTGGGGAAAAACCTGAGGCAACCCAAACTGTCTGACCTTTCTCCAGCGGTCATCGCTCAGACCAACTCGAAGTTTGTGGAGGGCTTACTGAAGGAATGCAAAATGAAG ACTAAGCGGATGTTGGTGGAGAAGATGGGCCGAGAGGCCGTGGAGCTCGGCCACGGAGAGGCTAATATCACCGGTTTGGAGGAGAACACACTCATCGCTAGCCTGTGTGACCTGCTGGAGAGAATATGGAGCCACGGCCTGCAGGTCAAACAG GGAAAGTCTGCATTATGGTCCCATTTAAGACATTACCAGGACCGAGTGGAGAAGATGGAGCAGCAGGCGGAGTCATCAG TGTCTCATGGGCAAGAGAAGCGCAAGTCGGATTCGTCTGTCGGCCTGTCAGTACTGCGCGTATCAGTGGTGCAGGACATGAG GCACATCCAGAGCATGGGGGAGATCAAGACTGACGTAGGGAGAGCGCGAGCCTGGATTCGTCTGTCCCTGGAGAAAAAACTGCTGTCCCAACACCTCAAACAGTTGCTTTCTAACCAAGCTATAACCAA GAAGCTGTATAAGCGATATGCCTTCCTGAGGTGTGATGAAGAGAAGGAGCAGTTTCTTTTCCATCTGCTGAGTCTGAACACAGTGGACTACTTCTGCTTCACCAGCGTCTTCACCACCATCA TGATTCCGTATCGCGCCGTCATCATCCCTATCAAGAAGCTGAGCAATGCCATGACCACATCGAACCCCTGGGTGTGCGTGTCAGGTGAACTAGGTGACTCGGGCGTCATGCAGATACCGAAGAACGTCCTGGAGATGACGTTTGAT TCTGCCTTTAGGGCTCACTCGCACCTCTCCATCCCCTTCAAG TGTCAGAACCTGGGGAAGCTGACCACTGTGCAGCTGGGCCACGATAATGCTGGGCTTCTGGCCAAGTGGCTGGTGGACTGCGTGATGGTTCGCAACGAGATTACAGGACACACGTACAA ATTCCCTTGTGGTCGGTGGCTGGGGAAAGGTGTGGACGACGGCAGTCTTGAGCGAATCCTAATTGGTGAATTGGTGGCTCCGTGCAACGAGGAGGAGGTGGGGCGAGGTTCTAAGACTCCGCCCCCTCAGCGCTCACCCACACAAATCCGTCGAATCAGCATTAGCTCCATCACAGGCCGAGGCAGCA AACCAACAACAGATCAGATCCAGGAAGCCATCAGTGAAGCAGTGAACAACATTGTGAAGCATTTTCACAAACCAGAGAAGGAG AGAGGGAGTCTGACGGTTCTGTTGTGTGGAGAGGGCGGTCTAGTGGGAGCTCTGGAGCAGTTCTTCTACCACGGCTTCCGCACAGCTCGTCTCTTCCAGAAAAGCATCTTTCTGTGGGACTTCATAG AGAGGACGGTGGTGTACATGGAGAGTTCTGATCAGTTGCAACGATCGGCCAAATCCATCGGTTCCAGCTGCAACTCTCTGTGTCGCTATGCCAACGCTATCAACAATACGTCACGCAGCTTGGGCAAAGACGGCAAATTCCAGCTTCTGGTCTGCCTTGGGGCAAG AGATCGATTGCTGCCTCACTGGCTCCCCCTGCTGATCGAGTGTCCCGTCATCACGCACATGTATGAGGAAACGGCGTTGCTGCGTGACAATCTCGCCGtcacctctctcatcagcgTCCTACATTCTCTGCACGACTTCCGCATAACTCTAGAGACCTCCCTCACCAAAGGGGTGGAGCTATAG